Proteins encoded together in one Verrucomicrobiota bacterium window:
- a CDS encoding IMP dehydrogenase — protein MSNSSPYQAADEFFAANLPTGLTFDDVSLATRYSEVLPKSANLNLQLSEGIALHLPMVSSDMDTVTENQMAIAMALQGGLGIIHYNMSEKQQVGEVARVKNHVNGLIQEPFVAHLDQKIGDVLELVERKNVKFRTFPVVDENERLVGLVPGRVVKNRYRDYDVRVAMHSRDEVHTILDTELGDNPVETADKFFSSQLGIHKLLVVDSEDRLKGLFTLSDIERIIEEAQSNLRPSRDERFRLLCGAAISTVRREDGSLDRDRILSHVSEMVEEGLDVVAVSTAHGFSEGVGESVRLLRSEFKDLTIVAGNVTSGDGVEFLAEAGADVVKVGQGPGSICTTRQIAGVGIPQLTALHVCSRAARKSGVRVLADGGITKSGDMVKALTLADAVMCGGLLAGCKEAPGTILEIKGKLYKQYRGMGSESAMKAGSAARYGHQKKDVTRKVAAEGIEALKEISGSVEEVISGLAGGLRSGMGYLGAANLEALKKNALYVRVSPAGQREASPHDVIVVKTESPEEN, from the coding sequence ATGAGCAATTCCTCTCCCTACCAAGCTGCAGACGAGTTTTTCGCGGCTAACCTGCCTACTGGGCTCACCTTTGACGACGTTTCGCTGGCGACCCGCTACTCCGAAGTCTTGCCTAAAAGTGCGAACCTGAATCTCCAGCTCTCCGAGGGTATCGCGCTTCATCTGCCCATGGTCTCTTCAGATATGGATACGGTGACCGAGAATCAGATGGCAATTGCAATGGCGCTGCAGGGTGGGCTCGGAATCATCCACTACAACATGAGCGAGAAGCAACAGGTCGGGGAGGTGGCGCGCGTCAAGAACCACGTAAACGGTCTGATTCAGGAACCCTTCGTTGCTCATCTTGACCAAAAGATCGGCGATGTTCTCGAGCTGGTGGAACGGAAGAACGTGAAGTTTCGCACTTTTCCCGTGGTTGATGAAAACGAACGGCTGGTCGGCCTTGTTCCGGGTAGAGTCGTCAAGAATCGCTACCGGGACTACGATGTGCGGGTAGCCATGCATTCTCGGGACGAGGTCCACACCATCCTCGATACGGAACTAGGAGATAATCCCGTTGAAACGGCAGACAAGTTTTTCAGCAGCCAGCTGGGCATCCATAAGCTGCTGGTGGTCGACAGCGAAGATCGCCTAAAAGGACTCTTCACCCTGAGTGATATCGAACGAATTATCGAAGAGGCACAGTCGAATCTTCGCCCGTCGCGCGACGAGAGATTCCGTTTACTTTGTGGGGCCGCCATCAGCACTGTTCGCCGGGAGGACGGGTCCCTTGACCGGGACCGAATTCTTAGCCACGTCAGTGAAATGGTCGAAGAAGGCCTCGACGTGGTCGCCGTATCCACCGCCCACGGATTTAGCGAGGGTGTAGGAGAATCCGTCCGCTTGCTCCGGTCCGAATTCAAAGATCTGACGATTGTGGCCGGTAACGTCACGAGTGGCGATGGAGTTGAGTTTCTTGCTGAGGCTGGAGCCGATGTGGTGAAGGTCGGTCAGGGTCCGGGCTCAATCTGCACCACGAGACAGATTGCTGGGGTTGGGATTCCTCAACTCACTGCTCTTCACGTCTGCTCGCGTGCGGCTCGCAAATCGGGAGTGCGGGTGCTCGCAGATGGCGGAATTACAAAGTCGGGGGATATGGTAAAAGCGCTCACTCTGGCAGACGCGGTCATGTGCGGAGGTTTGCTTGCGGGCTGTAAAGAAGCTCCCGGGACGATCCTTGAGATCAAAGGAAAGCTCTACAAACAATACCGCGGCATGGGCAGCGAGTCTGCAATGAAAGCGGGCTCTGCGGCGCGATACGGCCATCAGAAAAAAGATGTGACCCGAAAGGTTGCCGCTGAAGGAATTGAGGCACTCAAAGAGATTTCTGGGTCTGTCGAAGAAGTGATTTCAGGACTTGCGGGAGGGCTTCGCAGTGGGATGGGTTATTTGGGCGCAGCTAATCTCGAGGCTCTCAAGAAGAATGCGCTCTATGTGCGAGTCTCACCCGCCGGCCAGCGCGAAGCTTCCCCCCACGATGTGATTGTCGTAAAGACGGAATCCCCGGAGGAAAACTAG
- a CDS encoding RHS repeat-associated core domain-containing protein, with protein sequence MDNSSLTLDKPVLVPIPECPSLSADPILSLGLDPQPPQPIVPILGQEGVLEVEYIRGSDYGGGVGGILYTLRGGAPSYKHYNSRGDVVAATDSSGSLTYQAAYEAFGTHGNSAGSREWDDGSVENDRQRANTKDEDPTGLLNEGFRYRDLQTGTFITRDPLGHVDGPNVYTYVTQNPWTFFDPLGLYDDETLEDLAKGVIGKIQEIIEPPERDSNEREGENSVAKFVNESQRIQKLTSELSTQINDYLEQKQIRELIDSQINSSGLSDFQKHLATRMVARSPESWYLKY encoded by the coding sequence TTGGACAACAGCTCCTTGACTCTGGACAAACCCGTTCTGGTTCCGATACCCGAATGTCCGTCTCTTTCGGCCGATCCGATTCTCTCGCTGGGTCTTGATCCTCAACCTCCACAGCCGATCGTCCCGATCCTCGGGCAGGAAGGCGTTCTCGAGGTAGAGTATATTCGTGGATCTGACTACGGCGGCGGAGTAGGGGGCATCCTCTACACTCTCCGCGGGGGAGCACCTTCCTACAAGCATTACAATAGTCGGGGTGATGTGGTTGCGGCGACGGATTCGTCGGGATCATTGACTTACCAGGCCGCCTACGAAGCCTTCGGCACTCACGGCAATTCAGCGGGCAGTCGTGAATGGGACGACGGCTCGGTAGAGAACGACCGACAGAGAGCGAACACCAAGGATGAAGATCCCACCGGACTGCTCAATGAAGGCTTCCGCTACCGCGACCTCCAAACGGGCACCTTCATCACTCGAGATCCCCTGGGCCACGTGGACGGCCCAAATGTCTACACATACGTCACTCAGAACCCGTGGACCTTCTTCGATCCCTTAGGGCTGTATGATGATGAAACTCTTGAGGATTTGGCAAAAGGAGTGATTGGAAAAATCCAAGAGATAATTGAACCACCAGAGAGAGATTCAAACGAGCGAGAAGGTGAGAATAGCGTAGCAAAATTTGTGAACGAATCTCAGAGAATTCAAAAACTTACTTCTGAGTTATCGACACAAATCAATGACTATCTTGAGCAAAAACAGATAAGAGAACTGATCGACAGCCAGATTAATTCCTCCGGTTTGAGTGATTTTCAGAAACATTTGGCAACACGAATGGTGGCAAGGTCTCCAGAGAGCTGGTATCTTAAATATTAG
- a CDS encoding transposase: MKKKRHSLESIMRILRASETGTPVSDLCREHEITEQTFYRWRRKYADMELSDARKLKELQEENRRLKALVADQALNIEVLKEVNSKKW; the protein is encoded by the coding sequence ATGAAGAAGAAACGGCACAGCCTGGAATCAATCATGCGTATACTGCGCGCCTCGGAGACGGGGACGCCGGTCAGTGATCTATGCCGCGAGCACGAGATCACCGAACAGACGTTTTACCGCTGGAGGCGCAAATACGCGGACATGGAGCTATCGGATGCGCGCAAGCTCAAGGAGCTCCAGGAGGAGAACCGCCGCCTGAAAGCCCTGGTAGCTGACCAAGCACTGAACATAGAGGTATTGAAGGAGGTAAACTCAAAAAAATGGTAA
- a CDS encoding IS3 family transposase, with protein sequence MVSPEHKRRAVASVVETSLCSLRRACRYLGLGRSSYYYRALAKEDYERQLVNRVKELSKENPTYGYRFITVLLRREGWRVNRKKVQRLRRAEGLRGHIAVKKKTLRGASSAPRPVEAHKPNDVWSWDFIFDTTEEGRSIKILSVVDEATRFCVDLNVNRTINAKQVRTAMDQACLRYGQPRCIRSDNGPEFIASAIREWIESRKIDCIFIEPGSPWQNPYVESFHSRFRNDCLNREWFINELDARVSIADWREKYNERRPHSGIDYKSPAELYLGKGSGSGQATPSLHRSPCQNPNQSLTIKI encoded by the coding sequence ATGGTAAGCCCGGAGCACAAACGCCGTGCAGTCGCCTCAGTGGTAGAGACGAGCCTGTGTTCTTTGCGCCGGGCTTGTCGCTATCTTGGGTTGGGCCGATCAAGCTACTACTACAGAGCTCTGGCAAAAGAGGATTATGAGCGACAGTTGGTGAACAGGGTCAAGGAGCTCTCGAAGGAGAACCCCACCTACGGCTACCGCTTCATCACGGTCCTTTTGCGCCGTGAAGGCTGGCGGGTAAATCGAAAGAAAGTCCAACGTCTTCGTCGAGCCGAAGGTCTGCGTGGTCATATTGCGGTGAAGAAGAAGACTTTGCGGGGAGCTTCGAGTGCTCCAAGGCCTGTTGAGGCTCATAAGCCCAACGACGTATGGAGCTGGGACTTCATCTTCGATACGACCGAGGAGGGCCGAAGCATCAAGATCCTTAGCGTTGTTGATGAAGCCACACGCTTCTGTGTGGATCTGAACGTCAATCGAACGATCAATGCGAAGCAGGTAAGAACGGCAATGGACCAAGCCTGCCTGCGCTACGGACAGCCCAGATGCATCCGTAGCGACAACGGTCCCGAGTTCATTGCCTCAGCTATCCGTGAATGGATTGAGAGCCGCAAAATCGACTGTATCTTCATCGAACCGGGCTCACCGTGGCAGAATCCCTACGTGGAAAGCTTCCACAGCCGCTTCCGCAACGACTGCTTGAATCGCGAATGGTTTATCAACGAGCTTGATGCCAGAGTATCAATTGCGGACTGGCGGGAGAAATACAACGAACGGCGTCCACACAGTGGGATCGACTACAAGTCACCAGCCGAGCTTTACCTTGGCAAGGGCTCCGGCTCCGGTCAGGCTACGCCTTCCCTCCACCGGAGCCCTTGCCAAAATCCAAACCAATCCCTAACCATCAAAATATAA
- a CDS encoding SDR family oxidoreductase, translating to MSESSRPLIVITGASAGIGRALAELFTGKGHALLLVARKMPPLDFPRTHCVSADVADYDTLKRAIDDAEAEFGPVDCMINNAGVADCRPFDQVDPNDFEREIRTNLIGAMNGAKAVFDGMVGRKRGTIINVSSISDRKTVSVAVGYTASKFGMRSMSESLREAGAPHGVRVINLAPAFIRTNIHAGMGITFDEYKKLVGDPDFMTAEEFAEIVRYCYEAPAHLCIRDLVVTPTRSTM from the coding sequence ATGTCCGAGTCTTCGCGACCCTTGATCGTGATCACCGGTGCCAGCGCTGGAATTGGCCGCGCATTGGCCGAATTATTTACGGGTAAAGGCCACGCCCTGCTTTTGGTCGCGCGCAAGATGCCGCCGCTCGACTTTCCTCGAACTCATTGCGTTTCCGCCGATGTGGCGGATTACGACACCCTCAAACGGGCAATTGATGACGCTGAAGCGGAGTTTGGACCCGTTGACTGCATGATCAACAACGCGGGAGTGGCTGATTGCCGGCCATTCGATCAAGTGGATCCGAATGACTTCGAGCGCGAGATCCGGACAAACTTGATTGGAGCCATGAACGGCGCCAAGGCGGTTTTCGATGGAATGGTCGGACGCAAGCGTGGCACCATCATCAACGTCAGCTCGATTTCAGACCGGAAAACGGTTTCAGTCGCCGTGGGCTACACGGCGAGCAAGTTTGGGATGCGCAGCATGTCGGAATCACTGCGGGAAGCCGGTGCTCCGCACGGGGTCCGCGTCATCAACTTGGCCCCGGCTTTTATCCGCACCAACATCCACGCCGGAATGGGGATTACTTTTGACGAATACAAAAAGCTTGTCGGCGATCCGGATTTTATGACGGCGGAAGAGTTTGCGGAGATCGTTCGCTATTGCTACGAGGCACCCGCCCATCTCTGCATTCGTGATCTGGTGGTGACGCCGACCCGGTCAACGATGTGA
- a CDS encoding PEP-CTERM sorting domain-containing protein, giving the protein MHTPLKTLLASSTVFALSATLASASLLTPVQTINFGGSINDTFVSIDDSQISVDTSSPFTGFQKFDPSLGTLKQVLLTAQVSVEVSYLFEASDVFDVDEPFTAGYEPGFNDLVQTSVIYRPNDGFSGFAVTFDLNDVPVLGAFDEDPQNFIEDDFFFFTDEAFDSYGAFGIEGLPSEGVIFSTDDEFVESDFVGSGEVTTLSLDSFVELNEMATLDNHGEPSLTITVEIVAGEATLQYEFIPIPEPSTYAMIFGAGALGLVLLRRRPLR; this is encoded by the coding sequence ATGCATACCCCTCTCAAAACACTTCTGGCCAGCTCCACGGTTTTCGCCCTGTCAGCCACTCTGGCTTCAGCCTCTCTCTTGACGCCCGTGCAGACGATCAACTTTGGGGGGTCGATCAACGACACCTTTGTCAGCATTGACGACAGCCAGATCTCCGTCGACACGTCGAGCCCCTTTACCGGCTTCCAAAAGTTCGACCCTAGCCTCGGGACGCTAAAGCAGGTGCTGCTGACGGCGCAGGTTTCGGTGGAGGTGAGCTACCTTTTTGAAGCTTCGGACGTTTTCGACGTCGACGAGCCCTTCACAGCAGGCTACGAGCCGGGTTTCAACGACTTGGTGCAGACTAGCGTGATTTATCGGCCCAATGATGGTTTCAGCGGCTTCGCGGTTACCTTTGACCTGAACGATGTGCCAGTGCTGGGTGCCTTTGACGAGGATCCGCAGAACTTCATCGAAGACGACTTTTTCTTCTTCACCGACGAAGCCTTCGACAGTTACGGCGCCTTTGGGATCGAAGGTCTGCCCTCGGAAGGAGTTATCTTTTCCACGGACGACGAGTTTGTAGAATCGGATTTCGTCGGCAGCGGCGAAGTGACCACCCTCTCGCTGGATTCCTTTGTGGAGTTGAACGAAATGGCCACTCTGGATAACCACGGAGAACCCTCGCTCACAATCACTGTTGAGATTGTCGCTGGGGAGGCCACCCTGCAGTACGAATTCATCCCGATCCCCGAGCCCTCGACCTACGCAATGATCTTTGGGGCAGGCGCGTTGGGCCTCGTGCTGCTTCGCCGGCGTCCGCTTCGTTGA